Proteins from one Capricornis sumatraensis isolate serow.1 chromosome 2, serow.2, whole genome shotgun sequence genomic window:
- the NHLH1 gene encoding helix-loop-helix protein 1, giving the protein MMLNSDTMELDLPLTHSETESGFSDCGGGAGPDGAGPGGPRGGPARGLEPGEPGRKDLQHLSREERRRRRRATAKYRTAHATRERIRVEAFNLAFAELRKLLPTLPPDKKLSKIEILRLAICYISYLNHVLDV; this is encoded by the coding sequence ATGATGCTCAACTCAGACACCATGGAGCTGGACCTGCCGCTCACCCACTCTGAGACCGAGTCCGGCTTCAGCGactgtgggggcggggcgggccctGACGGGGCGGGGCCCGGGGGGCCGAGGGGCGGCCCGGCCCGGGGCCTGGAACCCGGAGAGCCGGGCCGGAAAGACCTGCAGCACTTGAGCCGCGAGGAGCGTCGGCGCCGGCGGCGCGCCACAGCCAAGTACCGCACGGCCCATGCCACGCGGGAGCGGATCCGTGTGGAAGCCTTCAACTTGGCCTTCGCCGAGCTGCGCAAGCTGCTTCCCACGCTGCCCCCCGACAAGAAGCTTTCCAAGATTGAGATCCTGCGCCTGGCCATCTGCTACATCTCCTACCTGAACCACGTGCTGGACGTGTGA